A single region of the Pontimicrobium sp. SW4 genome encodes:
- the yidC gene encoding membrane protein insertase YidC: MEEKKLDINSIIGFVLIALILIYMLYQNQPTPEELQAQEEAKQAQIDAQKKAEEVKDEFQATPSDFTATQTSDSTKLADLQNKIGSFAYSASLPSAQDATTVFENEVLKIIVNNKGGYFEEVKLKKFTNYDSVPVYLIKDKNALFNLNFGTTDNRTLNTQDLYFQPTLTKNGDNQILSMKLKVSETQFLEYRYELKPNDYMLGFSVRSQGLSNVINGSQDVRLDWKLKGRRHAKSGSYENRYTRLTYQYENGDKISKLSQAGNDEEVEEDVNWLSYRQHFFSSILLADKPFKTASLKSETLLLDEEVDTLYTKSYAASIPLQLNGGELNESMNMYYGPTDGTILKTYDRDLEDSIPYGWGIFGWINKNLFIPLFGFLSGLFPYGIAIIIMTIVVKLVLSPVLYKSYLSQAKMKILKPEITELSLKYKDNPMKKQKETMALYSKAGASPMSGCLPALLQLPVLYALFMFFPTAIELRQKSFLWAEDLASYDTIAELPFRIPLYGDHVSLFPILASVAIFFYMKMTTGQQAASQPTQEGMPDMQKMMKYMIYLSPIMMLVFFNNYASGLSLYYFISNLITIGIMLVIKNYILDEDKIHAQIQVNKQKPKKQGKFQKRMAEMMEKAEEQKRQQQNRKK, encoded by the coding sequence ATGGAAGAAAAAAAATTAGACATTAATTCAATCATAGGTTTTGTACTTATTGCATTGATATTGATATACATGCTCTATCAAAATCAACCTACTCCTGAAGAATTGCAAGCACAGGAAGAAGCAAAACAAGCACAAATTGATGCTCAGAAAAAAGCGGAAGAGGTTAAAGATGAATTTCAAGCAACACCATCCGACTTTACAGCAACGCAAACAAGTGATTCTACAAAACTAGCAGATTTACAAAATAAAATAGGGTCATTTGCTTATTCGGCTTCTTTACCATCTGCTCAAGATGCAACAACTGTTTTTGAGAATGAAGTATTAAAAATTATAGTTAATAATAAAGGAGGCTATTTTGAAGAAGTAAAACTTAAAAAGTTTACAAACTACGATTCTGTTCCTGTATATTTAATAAAGGATAAGAATGCGTTATTCAATCTTAATTTTGGAACGACAGATAACAGAACTTTAAACACTCAAGATCTTTATTTTCAACCAACCCTAACTAAAAATGGTGATAACCAAATACTCTCAATGAAATTGAAAGTATCTGAAACACAATTTTTAGAGTATAGATATGAGCTTAAACCTAACGATTATATGTTAGGTTTTTCTGTTAGATCACAAGGGTTGAGTAATGTAATTAATGGGTCTCAAGATGTTCGTTTAGATTGGAAACTAAAAGGAAGACGACATGCTAAAAGCGGTTCTTATGAAAATCGTTACACACGTTTAACATATCAATATGAAAATGGTGATAAAATAAGTAAGTTATCACAAGCTGGAAATGACGAAGAGGTTGAAGAAGATGTAAACTGGCTATCATACAGACAACATTTTTTTAGCTCAATTTTATTAGCAGATAAACCATTTAAAACAGCATCTTTAAAATCTGAAACGTTGCTATTAGATGAAGAAGTTGATACGCTTTACACTAAAAGTTATGCAGCATCTATTCCATTACAATTAAATGGAGGTGAGTTAAATGAATCTATGAATATGTATTATGGACCAACAGATGGTACCATTTTAAAAACATATGATAGAGACTTAGAAGATAGTATTCCTTATGGATGGGGAATTTTTGGATGGATTAACAAAAACTTATTTATTCCTTTATTTGGCTTTTTAAGCGGTCTTTTTCCTTACGGAATCGCTATTATTATTATGACCATTGTGGTTAAATTAGTTTTATCTCCAGTACTATATAAATCGTATTTATCGCAGGCTAAAATGAAAATTTTAAAGCCTGAGATTACTGAGCTTAGCTTAAAGTACAAGGACAATCCAATGAAAAAGCAAAAAGAAACAATGGCGCTCTATAGTAAAGCAGGAGCAAGCCCAATGAGTGGTTGTTTACCTGCACTATTGCAACTACCAGTTTTATATGCCTTGTTTATGTTTTTTCCAACTGCGATTGAGTTACGTCAAAAAAGTTTCCTTTGGGCAGAAGATTTGGCATCGTATGATACAATTGCTGAATTGCCATTTAGAATTCCATTATATGGAGATCACGTAAGTTTATTTCCAATATTAGCATCTGTAGCTATTTTCTTTTATATGAAAATGACTACTGGGCAACAAGCTGCATCGCAACCAACACAAGAAGGTATGCCAGATATGCAGAAAATGATGAAGTATATGATTTATCTCTCACCAATTATGATGTTGGTGTTCTTTAATAACTATGCAAGTGGATTGAGTTTGTATTACTTTATCTCTAACTTAATTACCATTGGTATTATGTTAGTTATTAAGAATTACATCTTAGATGAAGATAAGATTCATGCTCAAATTCAGGTAAATAAACAAAAACCTAAGAAACAAGGAAAGTTCCAAAAGCGAATGGCAGAAATGATGGAGAAAGCAGAGGAACAAAAACGACAACAACAAAACCGAAAAAAATAA
- a CDS encoding CTP synthase — protein MTTATKYIFVTGGVTSSLGKGIIAASLAKLLQAQGYRTTIQKLDPYINVDPGTLNPYEHGECYVTDDGAETDLDLGHYERFLNVPTSQANNVTTGRIYQSVIEKERRGEFLGRTVQVIPHITDEIKNRVQILGNSGDYDIVITEIGGTVGDIESLPYVEAVRQLKWDLGEHNAIVIHLTLVPFLSAAGELKTKPTQHSVKTLMESGVMADILVCRTEHELPEDLRRKLALFCNVREEAVIQSIDASTIYDVPNLMLEQGLDKVVLKKLELKSDTPDLTQWNEFLSRHKNPKGEVTIGLIGKYVELQDSYKSILEAFIHAGAANEVKVNVESVHSEYLNAENIKLKLSHLDGILVAPGFGERGIEGKIAAVKFVREQNIPFLGICLGMQMAVIEYSRNVLGIADANSTEMEEATTNPVIDLMEEQKNVTHKGGTMRLGAWDCQLHEGSIAAKVYGTNMIEERHRHRYEFNSDYREQIEAAGMKATGVNPETGLVEIVEIPTHPWFVGVQYHPEYKSTVASPHPLFVAFVKAALKYSKAKNNVSMA, from the coding sequence GTGTAACCTCATCACTCGGTAAAGGTATTATCGCAGCATCTTTAGCCAAATTACTTCAGGCTCAGGGTTACAGGACTACCATTCAAAAATTAGATCCATACATAAATGTAGATCCAGGAACATTAAACCCATACGAACATGGAGAATGTTATGTCACTGATGATGGCGCCGAAACCGATTTAGATTTAGGTCATTACGAACGCTTTTTAAACGTACCAACCTCACAAGCTAACAATGTTACCACAGGACGTATTTACCAAAGCGTGATAGAAAAAGAGCGTCGTGGTGAATTTTTAGGAAGAACAGTACAAGTGATTCCGCATATTACAGACGAAATTAAAAATCGAGTTCAAATATTAGGTAATTCTGGCGATTACGATATCGTTATTACCGAAATTGGTGGAACTGTTGGTGATATAGAATCTTTACCTTATGTTGAAGCTGTACGTCAGTTAAAATGGGACTTAGGAGAACATAATGCTATTGTGATTCATTTAACCTTAGTACCATTTTTATCGGCAGCAGGTGAGCTAAAAACAAAACCAACACAACACAGTGTAAAAACTTTGATGGAAAGTGGAGTGATGGCAGATATTTTGGTATGTAGAACAGAACACGAATTGCCTGAAGATTTACGTCGTAAATTAGCATTGTTTTGTAATGTTAGGGAAGAAGCAGTTATACAATCTATTGATGCATCAACCATTTATGATGTACCAAATTTAATGTTAGAACAAGGATTAGATAAAGTTGTCCTTAAAAAATTAGAATTAAAAAGTGATACACCAGACCTAACTCAATGGAATGAGTTTTTATCGCGCCATAAAAATCCAAAAGGCGAAGTTACTATTGGCTTAATTGGTAAATATGTTGAGCTTCAAGACTCATACAAATCAATTTTAGAAGCCTTTATTCATGCAGGAGCCGCAAACGAAGTAAAGGTAAATGTAGAGTCTGTACATAGCGAGTATTTAAATGCTGAAAATATAAAACTTAAGCTATCACATTTAGATGGTATTTTGGTAGCTCCTGGTTTTGGGGAACGTGGTATAGAAGGTAAAATTGCAGCTGTAAAATTTGTTCGTGAGCAAAATATCCCATTTTTAGGGATTTGTTTAGGAATGCAAATGGCAGTCATAGAGTATTCTAGAAACGTTTTAGGTATTGCTGATGCCAATTCAACCGAAATGGAAGAAGCAACTACCAACCCTGTAATTGACCTTATGGAAGAACAAAAAAATGTAACCCATAAAGGTGGCACTATGCGTTTAGGAGCTTGGGACTGTCAGTTACATGAGGGTAGTATAGCAGCTAAAGTGTATGGTACTAACATGATTGAAGAACGTCATAGACATAGATACGAATTTAATAGCGACTACCGAGAGCAAATAGAAGCAGCAGGTATGAAAGCTACTGGTGTAAATCCAGAAACTGGCTTGGTAGAAATTGTTGAAATCCCAACACATCCTTGGTTTGTTGGTGTTCAATACCATCCAGAATATAAGAGTACAGTTGCTAGTCCACACCCTTTATTTGTGGCATTTGTAAAAGCGGCACTTAAATATTCTAAGGCTAAAAACAATGTCAGTATGGCATAA
- a CDS encoding toxin-antitoxin system YwqK family antitoxin: protein MYIRFTFLLIILSSFVFGQEVNQFDSEGKRHGIWKKNFEGTNQIRYQGTFDHGKEVGEFKFYKLVKKKSVLTATKMFNTNDDTAEVKFLASNGKVISEGIMKGKLYIGKWVYYHNKSDKIMTLENYNDNGELEGEKLVYYKEGTVAERANFVAGKQHGKSLWYSVKDVILKEFMYDKGELHGIAKYYSPKAELLAEGRYERGKKVGVWKYYEEGKLTKETNFSAPKKKEKQ, encoded by the coding sequence ATGTATATAAGATTCACATTTCTACTAATTATTCTTAGCTCTTTTGTATTTGGTCAAGAGGTTAATCAATTTGACTCTGAAGGAAAGCGCCATGGTATTTGGAAAAAGAATTTTGAAGGTACAAATCAAATTCGCTATCAAGGCACCTTTGATCACGGAAAAGAAGTTGGAGAGTTTAAGTTTTATAAACTTGTTAAAAAGAAAAGCGTTTTAACTGCTACTAAGATGTTTAATACTAATGACGATACTGCTGAAGTTAAGTTTTTGGCATCCAATGGAAAGGTGATTAGTGAAGGGATAATGAAAGGGAAGCTATATATAGGTAAATGGGTGTATTATCATAACAAGTCTGATAAGATAATGACTTTAGAAAATTACAATGATAATGGAGAATTAGAAGGAGAAAAGTTGGTGTATTATAAAGAAGGTACAGTTGCTGAGCGTGCTAATTTTGTTGCAGGGAAACAACATGGAAAATCACTTTGGTATTCAGTTAAAGATGTTATTTTAAAAGAGTTTATGTATGATAAAGGGGAACTTCATGGAATTGCTAAATATTATAGCCCAAAAGCAGAATTGCTTGCTGAAGGTAGATATGAGCGTGGTAAAAAAGTAGGAGTATGGAAGTATTATGAAGAAGGAAAGCTTACAAAAGAAACTAATTTTAGCGCTCCCAAAAAGAAAGAAAAACAATAA